In Bos taurus isolate L1 Dominette 01449 registration number 42190680 breed Hereford chromosome 11, ARS-UCD2.0, whole genome shotgun sequence, one DNA window encodes the following:
- the LOC100336900 gene encoding endoplasmic reticulum mannosyl-oligosaccharide 1,2-alpha-mannosidase has translation MGSGRRPDSGQREHGALGTRAARLRPAGRPPARVGPRRAARAAGAVRGAEAGLAAAPGAPRREDTAAAAPPRASLVPVPMLRRLRRLRSSERDQRRLPLLPPPLPNAEPERGRLPRQIVRLRSCERFPEHAPEGDVCARACVRACGGVAETVRPGLSRTCRESSVRSSTQTLREPWLQGEGCSAWHALFLVPFSLNARKSLLGGHCTRLQLHPHIPLLWGPVGQAPAPPQGSGKTAGQVHPEIRGAPRTRRSRPGRLGRSPQAFAGELGGDAARRTPGDRLDQSGSSSARQSRVTVGRASAHAAYRQRRRPAPEAPAPVAGMHPRPAPPGGALALSPGGRPDGGGARGPCWPWRKWKQLSRLQRMMVLFLLVVLMLFGLRSYVHVADEWTAVDSRSAAAGQMRPANPPVLPAPQKAAENPEAVAGLSPQKPQRHFRRGPPNLQIRAPDGDPQERRQDRAQRRAEVVGEAGWGAEAQRDGLRWRGAGTKLEQGPRHPPKKAEFFGWPFQQQALRIRASRTPQNERQKAVVDAFLHAWAGYRKFAWGHDELKPLTRSFSEWFGLGLTLIDALDTMWILGLKKEFQEARKWVSKKLRFRKNVDVNLFESTIRILGGLLSAFHLSGDILFLKKAEDFGNRLMPAFRTPSKIPYSMVNIGTGVAHPPRWTSDSTVAEVTSIQLEFRELSRLTGDKKFQEAAEEVTRRVHALHGKLDGLVPMFINTNSGSFTHLGMFTLGARADSYYEYLLKQWIQGGKKERQLLEDYLEAVDGIRKHLLARSEPRKLTFVGELNHGRFSAKMDHLVCFLPGTLALGAHHGLPAEHMELAQALMDTCYQMYRQMETGLSPETAHFNLHHTKILKDVQVKAADRHNLLRPETVESLFYLYRLTGDRKYQDWGWEILHSFNTYTRVPSGGYSSISNVQDPRHPQPRDKMESFFLGETLKYLYLLFSDDPDLLSLDTYVFNTEAHPLPIWAPS, from the exons ATGGGCTCCGGGCGGCGCCCTGACTCTGGGCAGCGAGAACACGGGGCCCTCG GGACGCGTGCCGCGAGGCTTCGGCCAGCCGGGCGGCCCCCGGCGCGCGTGGGTCCCCGGCGCGCGGCCCGGGCGGCGGGCGCTGTCCGCGGTGCTGAAGCGGGTCTCGCTGCAGCTCCGGGTGCCCCGCGCCGCGAGGACACGGCGGCGGCAGCTCCTCCGCGGGCTTCGCTGGTCCCGGTTCCAATGCTGCGGCGGCTGCGGCGACTGCGGAGCAGCGAGCGGGACCAGCGTCGCCTGCCCCTCCTGCCGCCCCCGCTTCCCAACGCGGAGCCAGAGCGGGGGCGCCTCCCGCGCCAGATTGTGCGCCTGCGTTCGTGCGAGCGTTTTCCAGAGCACGCGCCAGAGGGGGACGtctgtgcgcgcgcgtgtgtgcgcgcgtgtggaGGGGTCGCTGAGACTGTGAGACCTGGGCTGTCTCGCACCTGTAGGGAGTCGAGCGTGAGGAG TTCGACACAGACACTGCGGGAACCCTGGCTGCAAGGCGAGGGCTGCAGCGCTTGGCATGCTCTCtttcttgtccccttctctctcAACGCGAGGAAATCATTGCTTGGGGGCCACTGTACCCGCCTGCAGCTGCACCCACACATCCCTCTGCTCTGGGG CCCAGTCGGccaggccccagccccaccccaaggCTCCGGGAAGACAGCGGGTCAGGTCCACCCCGAGATTCGGGGCGCCCCGCGCACGCGGCGGAGCCGCCCGGGAAGGCTCGGCCGGTCGCCCCAGGCCTTCGCGGGGGAGCTGGGCGGGGACGCAGCGCGTAGAACGCCGGGGGACCGGCTCGACCAGAGCGGCTCCTCGTCCGCCCGGCAGAGCCGGGTAACGGTCGGGCGGGCTTCTGCGCACGCGGCGTACCGGCAGCGCCGCCGCCCGGCCCCTGAGGCGCCAGCGCCGGTCGCCGGCATGCACCCGCGGCCCGCACCGCCCGGGGGCGCCTTGGCGCTGAGCCCCGGCGGGAGACCGGACGGCGGCGGAGCGCGGGGGCCCTGCTGGCCGTGGCGG AAATGGAAGCAGCTGTCGAGGTTACAGCGGATGATGGTCCTCTTCCTGCTGGTGGTCCTGATGCTCTTTGGCCTCCGGTCCTATGTCCACGTGGCCGACGAGTGGACAG CTGTGGACAGCAGGTCGGCGGCAGCAGGGCAGATGAGACCAGCAAATCCCCCCGTCTTGCCAGCTCCTCAGAAAGCAGCTGAGAACCCGGAGGCCGTGGCGGGGCTGTCGCCTCAG AAGCCCCAAAGGCATTTCCGACGAGGACCCCCCAACCTGCAGATTAGAGCGCCCGATGGAGACCCCCAGGAGAGGAGGCAGGACCGGgcccagaggagggcagaggtggTGGGCGAGGCTGGCTGGGGAGCAGAGGCGCAGAGAGACGGCCTCAG GTGGAGGGGAGCAGGGACCAAGCTGGAGCAGGGCCCCAGACACCCTCCCAAGAAGGCAGAGTTCTTCGGCTGGCCTTTTCAGCAGCAGGCCCTAAGGATTCGGGCCAGTCGAA ccccccagAACGAGCGCCAGAAGGCTGTGGTAGACGCCTTCCTCCACGCGTGGGCTGGATACCGCAAGTTCGCCTGGGGCCACGACGAGCTGAAGCCCCTGACCAGGTCCTTCAGCGAGTGGTTTGGCCTCGGCCTCACGCTGATCGACGCGCTGGACACCATGTGGATTCTGGGGCTAAAGAAAG AATTTCAAGAAGCCAGGAAGTGGGTGTCAAAGAAGTTACGGTTTCGGAAAAATGTGGACGTCAACCTGTTTGAGAGCACAATCCGGATCCTGGGGGGGCTTCTGAGTGCCTTCCACCTATCTGGGGACATCCTCTTCCTGAAGAAGGCT GAGGATTTTGGAAATCGGTTAATGCCTGCCTTCCGAACACCCTCTAAGATTCCATACTCCATGGTAAACATTGGCACTGGAGTTGCTCACCCACCCCGATGGACCTCTGATAGCACGGTGGCTGAGGTGACAAGCATTCAGCTGGAGTTCCGAGAGCTCTCTCGTCTCACGGGGGATAAGAAATTTCAG GAGGCTGCAGAGGAGGTGACGAGACGTGTGCATGCCCTGCACGGGAAGCTGGACGGGCTGGTGCCCATGTTCATCAACACCAACAGCGGCAGCTTCACCCACCTGGGCATGTTCACCCTGGGCGCCAGGGCCGACAGCTACTACGAGTACCTGCTGAAGCAGTGGATCCAGGGCGGGAAGAAGGAGCGGCA GCTGCTGGAAGACTACCTGGAAGCCGTGGACGGGATCAGGAAGCACCTGCTCGCCAGGTCTGAGCCCAGGAAGCTGACCTTCGTGGGGGAGCTCAACCACGGCCGCTTCAGCGCCAAGATG GACCACCTGGTGTGCTTCCTGCCTGGGACACTGGCTCTGGGTGCCCACCATGGCCTGCCTGCTGAGCACATGGAGCTGGCCCAGGCACTCATGGACACCTGCTACCAGATGTACCGTCAGATGGAGACGGGGCTGAGCCCCGAGACCGCACACTTCAACCTCCACCACACAAAGATCCTTAAGGACGTTCAGGTGAAG GCGGCCGACAGACATAACCTGCTGCGGCCCGAGACCGTGGAGAGCCTGTTCTACCTGTACCGCCTCACGGGCGACCGAAAGTACCAGGACTGGGGCTGGGAGATCCTGCACAGCTTCAACACCTACACGCGG GTCCCCTCGGGCGGCTATTCTTCCATCAGCAACGTCCAGGACCCCcgccacccccagcccagggacAAGATGGAGAGCTTCTTTCTGGGAGAGACGCTCAAATACCTGTATCTGCTCTTCTCCGACGACCCCGACCTGCTGAGCCTGGACACCTACGTGTTCAACACAGAGGCTCACCCCCTGCCCATCTGGGCCCCCTCCTAG